The Leucobacter rhizosphaerae genome includes a region encoding these proteins:
- a CDS encoding MFS transporter — protein MSDPRADRGSPRYRRALIALFCAGLATMAQMYSPQGLLPQIGREFAIDPGSSSWVIGATTIGVALGTLPWARVSDRLGRVATMRWAAAAAMVLGLTVPFAPTFETMIALRAIEGLALGGLPAIAVTALAETVHPRTLGAAVGSYVAGTTLGGLTGRLVAGAVADHFGWRLGLAAVAVLAALAAVAFLILIPRTAVPQPPGARILGALLANLRNPGVLVLVLQAFLLMGGFVAVYNTLAFRLEQPPYDLSLMQVSWLFLAYLAGAVSSNWVWRIARRQPPTGVLLVCLAIMLGGVGLTMSSALWAIIVGLVLFTAGFFGAHSIASGLIGRRAAGRPGASQAPPLYNLGYYGGSSLLGWAGGTAFAAAGWNGTVALIVGVTVVAAALAWGYARSHGGIAGVDRATP, from the coding sequence GTGTCGGATCCGCGCGCGGACCGGGGCTCGCCCCGCTATCGACGCGCGCTCATCGCTCTCTTCTGCGCGGGTCTCGCGACCATGGCGCAGATGTACTCGCCGCAGGGGCTGCTGCCGCAGATCGGACGCGAGTTCGCCATCGATCCCGGTTCGTCCTCGTGGGTGATCGGCGCGACGACGATCGGGGTCGCCCTCGGCACGCTGCCGTGGGCGCGCGTCTCCGATCGCCTCGGCCGGGTCGCGACCATGCGCTGGGCGGCCGCGGCCGCGATGGTGCTCGGTCTCACCGTGCCGTTCGCGCCGACCTTCGAGACGATGATCGCCCTCCGAGCGATCGAGGGCCTCGCGCTCGGCGGACTGCCGGCCATCGCCGTCACCGCCCTCGCGGAGACCGTGCACCCGCGCACGCTCGGTGCGGCCGTCGGCAGCTACGTGGCCGGGACCACGCTCGGTGGACTCACCGGCCGCCTGGTGGCCGGTGCGGTCGCCGATCACTTCGGGTGGCGGCTCGGGCTCGCGGCCGTCGCGGTGCTGGCGGCACTGGCCGCGGTGGCGTTCCTGATCCTGATCCCGCGCACCGCCGTACCCCAGCCCCCGGGCGCTCGGATCCTCGGCGCGCTGCTCGCGAATCTTCGGAATCCCGGGGTGCTGGTGTTGGTGCTGCAGGCGTTCCTGTTGATGGGCGGCTTCGTCGCGGTGTACAACACGCTCGCCTTCCGGCTGGAGCAGCCGCCCTACGATCTGTCGCTCATGCAGGTGTCGTGGCTCTTCCTCGCGTACCTCGCGGGTGCGGTCTCCTCCAACTGGGTCTGGCGCATTGCCCGGCGGCAGCCGCCGACCGGGGTGCTGCTCGTCTGCCTGGCGATCATGCTCGGCGGCGTCGGCCTCACGATGTCGAGCGCGCTCTGGGCGATCATCGTCGGGCTGGTGCTCTTCACCGCGGGGTTCTTCGGGGCCCACTCGATCGCGAGCGGCCTCATCGGACGACGCGCTGCCGGGCGCCCGGGGGCCAGCCAGGCTCCGCCGCTCTACAACCTCGGATACTACGGGGGATCGAGTCTGCTCGGCTGGGCCGGCGGCACAGCGTTCGCCGCGGCGGGCTGGAACGGCACGGTCGCGCTCATCGTCGGCGTCACGGTCGTCGCCGCGGCACTGGCCTGGGGGTACGCGCGCTCGCACGGCGGGATCGCGGGTGTCGACCGGGCGACGCCGTAG
- a CDS encoding glycosyltransferase, whose protein sequence is MATLTLIAEPFPDWEAPVHAVAARDLARAIADTAPRSCSARFLLAKGSADPELTSPLIRTEYLPFRANMLPLMWQNGTTARPLDGEFVHALTPLVPLRSRGEDDGSQTSVTITHSIAWDAPAILGSSQARLYRAYVRRAVRLADVILTPTHATARVLQEHYGVDLPVQVIQLAPPVEYLRPDDAVERRSALGLPDHYALTTASPGAHGRLDWVFDALRADPALPGVVVLAGVDPAEDAGDAGIVIPAELQHRVLVVTPRDLHDVGAILSGASLLLQPQDFVGAGYTLLGALSGAVPVLHSGHPAVDEIVLDAGLGTTNAGEFAAEFSRLYRDPNSLTRLAVLARDRSRGFSWHGAAWQLWETHANL, encoded by the coding sequence GTGGCGACGCTCACCCTGATTGCGGAACCGTTTCCCGACTGGGAGGCCCCGGTTCACGCCGTCGCTGCCCGCGATCTCGCTCGAGCCATCGCCGACACGGCGCCTCGGAGCTGCAGCGCGCGCTTCCTGCTCGCGAAGGGTTCCGCCGATCCCGAGCTGACCTCGCCGCTGATCCGCACCGAGTACCTCCCGTTCCGCGCGAACATGCTCCCGCTCATGTGGCAGAACGGCACGACGGCCCGCCCGCTCGACGGCGAGTTCGTGCACGCCCTGACCCCGCTCGTGCCCCTGCGCTCGCGCGGCGAGGACGACGGATCGCAGACCTCGGTCACCATCACCCACAGCATCGCCTGGGACGCCCCGGCGATCCTCGGCTCCTCGCAGGCCCGGCTGTACCGCGCGTACGTGCGCCGAGCCGTGCGTCTCGCGGACGTGATCCTCACGCCGACCCACGCCACGGCCCGCGTGCTGCAGGAGCACTACGGCGTCGACCTCCCCGTGCAGGTGATCCAGCTGGCCCCGCCCGTCGAATACCTGCGACCCGACGACGCCGTGGAGCGTCGCAGCGCACTCGGCCTCCCCGACCACTACGCGCTCACGACCGCGTCCCCGGGCGCGCACGGCCGCCTCGACTGGGTCTTCGACGCGCTGCGGGCGGATCCCGCGCTGCCGGGCGTCGTGGTGCTCGCGGGCGTCGACCCCGCGGAGGACGCGGGCGACGCGGGGATCGTGATCCCGGCGGAGCTGCAGCACCGGGTGCTCGTCGTCACGCCCCGAGACCTCCACGACGTCGGCGCGATCCTGAGCGGCGCATCGCTGCTCCTGCAGCCGCAGGACTTCGTGGGTGCGGGGTACACGCTGCTCGGCGCGCTGAGCGGTGCCGTGCCGGTGCTGCACTCCGGCCACCCGGCGGTCGACGAGATCGTGCTCGACGCCGGGCTCGGGACCACCAACGCGGGTGAGTTCGCCGCGGAGTTCAGCCGACTCTACCGGGATCCCAACTCGCTCACCCGGCTCGCCGTGCTGGCGCGGGATCGCAGCCGCGGCTTCAGCTGGCACGGTGCCGCGTGGCAGCTGTGGGAGACTCACGCGAACCTCTAG
- a CDS encoding LCP family protein gives MATNGGAGTSASNPRHGRLRRSNSWANIGRLLLTTAIVVVLSGIATVSYSLLGLFNDVKTVELGGAGDVAQAVGLGSSSIEGELTVLLVGTDSRVGQTLDDGEEGELNDVNLLLHVSADHQRATVVSFPRDLMVPVPSCPGPNGEPNYYSAMSEQQLNSTLGVGGLPCVVATISELTGMDIPYAGMITFDGVIGVSNALGGIDVCLAQPIYDEYTGLDLPAGVNNLVGGEALQFLRTRHGVGDGGDTSRISNQQVFMSALVRELKSADTLSDPAKVYGLAKAGIENMTLSSNMATMSFMQQVAGTVKDIDLESINFVQYPSATHPYEAGRLTPDRVAAQTLFDVLKSGQAFDVTAVGEGVADTTAEVPVDPATDPNAVVDPNAPVDPNAEVDPNAVADPNAPATTDPTVDPNAPVQLPSTITGQRADTQTCSQGRTVF, from the coding sequence ATGGCAACGAACGGCGGAGCAGGGACGAGTGCGTCCAACCCCCGGCATGGCAGACTGCGTCGGTCGAACTCGTGGGCGAACATCGGTCGTCTGCTGCTCACGACGGCCATCGTCGTGGTGCTGAGCGGAATAGCCACCGTATCGTACTCGCTCCTCGGGCTGTTCAACGACGTGAAGACGGTGGAGCTCGGCGGAGCGGGTGATGTCGCGCAGGCGGTCGGGCTCGGGTCGAGTTCCATCGAGGGAGAACTGACGGTGCTGCTCGTCGGCACCGACAGCCGAGTCGGGCAGACCCTCGATGACGGCGAGGAGGGCGAGCTCAACGACGTGAACCTGCTGCTCCACGTGAGCGCAGATCACCAGCGGGCGACCGTCGTCAGTTTCCCGCGCGACCTCATGGTGCCGGTGCCGAGCTGCCCGGGTCCGAACGGCGAGCCCAACTACTACAGCGCGATGAGCGAGCAGCAGCTCAACAGCACGCTGGGCGTGGGGGGTCTGCCCTGCGTGGTCGCGACGATCTCCGAGCTCACCGGCATGGACATCCCCTACGCCGGCATGATCACGTTCGACGGCGTCATCGGCGTGTCGAATGCGCTCGGGGGCATCGACGTCTGCCTCGCGCAGCCGATCTACGACGAGTACACCGGTCTCGATCTTCCGGCCGGCGTCAACAACCTGGTCGGCGGCGAGGCGCTGCAGTTCCTCCGCACCCGGCACGGGGTCGGCGACGGCGGCGACACGAGCCGCATCAGCAACCAGCAGGTCTTCATGTCCGCGCTCGTGCGGGAGCTCAAGAGCGCCGACACGCTCTCCGATCCCGCGAAGGTCTACGGGCTCGCGAAAGCCGGCATCGAGAACATGACCCTGTCGAGCAACATGGCGACCATGTCGTTCATGCAGCAGGTGGCCGGCACGGTGAAGGACATCGATCTCGAGAGCATCAACTTCGTGCAGTACCCGTCAGCGACGCACCCCTACGAGGCGGGGCGCCTGACCCCCGACCGTGTGGCGGCGCAGACGCTCTTCGACGTGCTGAAGAGCGGACAGGCCTTCGATGTGACGGCAGTCGGCGAGGGTGTCGCGGACACCACTGCGGAGGTCCCGGTCGATCCCGCCACCGACCCGAACGCGGTGGTCGACCCCAATGCACCCGTCGATCCGAACGCGGAGGTGGATCCGAACGCGGTTGCGGACCCGAATGCGCCAGCGACGACGGACCCGACCGTCGATCCGAACGCTCCGGTGCAATTGCCGTCGACGATCACGGGACAGCGCGCCGACACGCAGACCTGCTCGCAGGGGCGGACCGTCTTCTAG
- a CDS encoding LCP family protein, translated as MDLERPLRHPDTDSAPLMNKRARWLVLVGFLFPGSAQVLAGNRKLGRFGLGATILMLLIAVISVIGLLFFRTATLSVFTNSLVLLVVQWLILGYAVMWLILGFDTLRLARLVKVTPGWRVPVAIVSVILTVLPVAGAAYASVTVGSARGAFSDIFGGGAPAVEPVDGRYNIMLLGVDPGEDREGMRPDSISLVSVDAETGQSVIVGLPRELTQMPFDEASPLYPVYPDGFCSPTNNYEGDGYCFTTGYLNAMITELSDSGSPSYEGMFAEATSQGSTPGIEAMKDAVSGATGLDVQFYVLIDMAGFSSLIDALGGVTVDVQQPIPLGGYEDPYTGEWVEGDSYIEPGVQTLNGEYALMFARVRHGLANGDFDRMQHQRQLQAAILAQMNPANVLLRFQELAGAGSELVKTDIPESMLGRFVDLAARAKDHTPVSVEIAPPAIDPEYVDYALVHQMVADAVAAASPPQEAE; from the coding sequence ATGGACTTGGAACGCCCCCTGCGTCATCCGGATACGGACTCCGCGCCGCTGATGAACAAGCGGGCGCGGTGGCTCGTGCTCGTCGGATTCCTGTTTCCCGGCAGCGCGCAGGTGCTCGCCGGCAACCGGAAGCTCGGGCGCTTCGGGCTCGGCGCCACGATCCTCATGCTCCTGATCGCGGTGATCAGCGTGATCGGGCTGCTGTTCTTCCGCACCGCGACGCTCTCCGTCTTCACCAACAGCCTCGTGCTGCTCGTCGTGCAGTGGCTGATCCTCGGCTACGCCGTCATGTGGCTGATCCTCGGCTTCGACACCCTCCGGCTCGCCCGCCTCGTCAAGGTCACTCCGGGCTGGCGCGTGCCGGTGGCGATCGTGTCGGTGATCCTCACCGTGCTCCCGGTCGCCGGGGCGGCCTACGCCTCGGTCACCGTCGGCTCCGCGCGCGGCGCCTTCAGTGACATCTTCGGAGGCGGGGCGCCCGCGGTCGAGCCCGTCGATGGCCGGTACAACATCATGCTGCTGGGCGTCGATCCGGGCGAGGACCGGGAGGGCATGCGCCCCGACAGCATCTCGCTCGTGAGTGTCGACGCAGAGACCGGGCAGTCCGTCATCGTGGGGCTCCCGCGAGAGCTCACGCAGATGCCGTTCGATGAGGCCTCGCCGCTCTACCCCGTGTACCCCGACGGGTTCTGCAGCCCCACCAACAACTACGAGGGCGACGGGTACTGCTTCACGACCGGGTATCTCAACGCCATGATCACGGAACTCTCGGACTCGGGATCGCCCTCGTACGAGGGGATGTTCGCGGAGGCGACGTCGCAGGGCTCCACTCCCGGCATCGAGGCGATGAAGGATGCGGTGTCGGGTGCGACCGGTCTCGACGTGCAGTTCTACGTGCTCATCGACATGGCGGGCTTCTCGAGCCTGATCGACGCACTCGGCGGTGTCACGGTCGACGTGCAGCAGCCGATCCCGCTCGGTGGGTACGAGGACCCGTACACCGGCGAGTGGGTCGAGGGCGACTCGTACATCGAGCCGGGAGTGCAGACGCTGAACGGCGAGTACGCACTCATGTTCGCCCGGGTGCGGCACGGCCTCGCGAACGGCGACTTCGATCGCATGCAGCATCAACGCCAGCTGCAAGCGGCGATCCTCGCGCAGATGAATCCGGCGAACGTGCTGCTCCGGTTCCAGGAATTGGCGGGTGCGGGATCGGAACTGGTCAAGACCGATATCCCGGAGTCCATGCTGGGCCGGTTCGTCGACCTCGCGGCGCGCGCGAAGGACCACACCCCGGTCAGTGTGGAGATCGCCCCGCCGGCGATCGACCCGGAGTACGTCGATTACGCGCTCGTGCACCAGATGGTGGCCGACGCGGTCGCGGCGGCGTCGCCGCCGCAGGAGGCCGAGTAG